Proteins encoded in a region of the Suricata suricatta isolate VVHF042 chromosome 10, meerkat_22Aug2017_6uvM2_HiC, whole genome shotgun sequence genome:
- the C10H22orf23 gene encoding UPF0193 protein EVG1 isoform X3 — translation MASQERVEAVTKGTGFWRCPRPATYTSGTRELLRVMMKESKLTNFQQRHIMDTVKRGDTLPLQCSPTSSQRVLPSKQPASAIYLPPILAARPHLRPARVCQAAGAYSREPFKPQATRDLEKEKRRLQNIFATGKDSEEQKRKPPPVRQEDPAPEPDRFEELVKEIQDRKEFLADMEALGQARQYRGIILAEISQEACVHTPSRT, via the exons ATGGCTTCCCAGGAAAGGGTGGAGGCAGTGACCAAAGGAACAGGGTTCTGGCGCTGCCCCAGGCCAGCCACTTACACCTCAGGGACCCGAGAGCTGCTCAGAG TGATGATGAAGGAATCCAAACTGACTAACTTCCAACAGCGCCATATCATGGACACCGTGAAAA GAGGAGACACTCTGCCCCTACAGTGCAGCCCGACATCCAGCCAGAGGGTCCTGCCTTCCAAACAGCCAGCCTCAGCCATCTACCTGCCTCCCATCCTGGCGGCCCGGCCCCACCTCCGGCCTGCCAGGGTGTGCCAAGCCGCCGGGGCCTACAGCCGGGAGCCATTCAAGCCTCAAGCCACCC GAGATCTGGAGAAAGAGAAGCGAAGACTCCAGAACATTTTTGCCACTGGGAAGGACTCCGAGGAACAGAAAAGGAAGCCCCCTCCTGTGCGACAGGAGGACCCTGCCCCTGAGCCAGACAGGTTTGAAGAAC TGGTAAAGGAAATTCAGGACAGGAAAGAATTCCTGGCTGACATGGAGGCGCTGGGACAGGCCAGACAGTACCGAGGGATCATCCTGGCAGAGATCTCCCAG GAGGCCTGTGTCCACACACCCTCCAGAACCTGA
- the C10H22orf23 gene encoding UPF0193 protein EVG1 isoform X1: protein MASQERVEAVTKGTGFWRCPRPATYTSGTRELLRVMMKESKLTNFQQRHIMDTVKRGDTLPLQCSPTSSQRVLPSKQPASAIYLPPILAARPHLRPARVCQAAGAYSREPFKPQATRDLEKEKRRLQNIFATGKDSEEQKRKPPPVRQEDPAPEPDRFEELVKEIQDRKEFLADMEALGQARQYRGIILAEISQKLREMEVIDHKRSKELRKVLATLDVSRETGAE from the exons ATGGCTTCCCAGGAAAGGGTGGAGGCAGTGACCAAAGGAACAGGGTTCTGGCGCTGCCCCAGGCCAGCCACTTACACCTCAGGGACCCGAGAGCTGCTCAGAG TGATGATGAAGGAATCCAAACTGACTAACTTCCAACAGCGCCATATCATGGACACCGTGAAAA GAGGAGACACTCTGCCCCTACAGTGCAGCCCGACATCCAGCCAGAGGGTCCTGCCTTCCAAACAGCCAGCCTCAGCCATCTACCTGCCTCCCATCCTGGCGGCCCGGCCCCACCTCCGGCCTGCCAGGGTGTGCCAAGCCGCCGGGGCCTACAGCCGGGAGCCATTCAAGCCTCAAGCCACCC GAGATCTGGAGAAAGAGAAGCGAAGACTCCAGAACATTTTTGCCACTGGGAAGGACTCCGAGGAACAGAAAAGGAAGCCCCCTCCTGTGCGACAGGAGGACCCTGCCCCTGAGCCAGACAGGTTTGAAGAAC TGGTAAAGGAAATTCAGGACAGGAAAGAATTCCTGGCTGACATGGAGGCGCTGGGACAGGCCAGACAGTACCGAGGGATCATCCTGGCAGAGATCTCCCAG AAACTGCGGGAAATGGAAGTCATTGACCACAAGAGGAGCAAGGAACTTAGGAAGGTTCTTGCCACCCTTGATGTGTCTCgagagacaggggcagagtaG
- the C10H22orf23 gene encoding UPF0193 protein EVG1 isoform X2 has translation MASQERVEAVTKGTGFWRCPRPATYTSGTRELLRGGDTLPLQCSPTSSQRVLPSKQPASAIYLPPILAARPHLRPARVCQAAGAYSREPFKPQATRDLEKEKRRLQNIFATGKDSEEQKRKPPPVRQEDPAPEPDRFEELVKEIQDRKEFLADMEALGQARQYRGIILAEISQKLREMEVIDHKRSKELRKVLATLDVSRETGAE, from the exons ATGGCTTCCCAGGAAAGGGTGGAGGCAGTGACCAAAGGAACAGGGTTCTGGCGCTGCCCCAGGCCAGCCACTTACACCTCAGGGACCCGAGAGCTGCTCAGAG GAGGAGACACTCTGCCCCTACAGTGCAGCCCGACATCCAGCCAGAGGGTCCTGCCTTCCAAACAGCCAGCCTCAGCCATCTACCTGCCTCCCATCCTGGCGGCCCGGCCCCACCTCCGGCCTGCCAGGGTGTGCCAAGCCGCCGGGGCCTACAGCCGGGAGCCATTCAAGCCTCAAGCCACCC GAGATCTGGAGAAAGAGAAGCGAAGACTCCAGAACATTTTTGCCACTGGGAAGGACTCCGAGGAACAGAAAAGGAAGCCCCCTCCTGTGCGACAGGAGGACCCTGCCCCTGAGCCAGACAGGTTTGAAGAAC TGGTAAAGGAAATTCAGGACAGGAAAGAATTCCTGGCTGACATGGAGGCGCTGGGACAGGCCAGACAGTACCGAGGGATCATCCTGGCAGAGATCTCCCAG AAACTGCGGGAAATGGAAGTCATTGACCACAAGAGGAGCAAGGAACTTAGGAAGGTTCTTGCCACCCTTGATGTGTCTCgagagacaggggcagagtaG